From Vitis vinifera cultivar Pinot Noir 40024 chromosome 5, ASM3070453v1, the proteins below share one genomic window:
- the LOC100249056 gene encoding poly(ADP-ribose) glycohydrolase 1 isoform X1: protein MEKREDLRSILPYLGVVVEGSSVLWPSPVIEPLKAISRGPDHSGIHSGELLFLAISDLRHSLSLSSQRLSASAPHGYALFFDKLLSRPESSKWFAEVLPALANLLLRFPSLLEFHYRNADTLIDGVQTGLRILDSQQSGIVFLSQELIGALLTCSFFCLFPITNRDAKHLPMINFDHLFSCLYDIYDEKMENKIKCIVHYFERICSQMPTGLVSFERKVLPLEDSPFCVTYPKADLWSKSAVPLCHFEVHRSGLIEDQSKEALEVDFANRYIGGGALRRGCVQEEIRFMINPELIAGMLFLPSMADNEAIEVVGPERFSNYTGYASSFHFAGDYVDKRDVDFMGRRKTKMIAIDALCDMRMRQYRLECLLREINKAFCGFFDQSKCQQYQRLFKGDGLCGAHLDQGVQGPDSISWNNLLLQEAPYASVGTNEGIYGDQQIRNAEEKGGHSLGHRYDIGVVTGNWGCGAFGGDPELKTIIQWLAASQALRPFISYHTFGVEALKTLDKVIQWILSHKWTVGDLWDMLVEYSTQRLRGETSLGFFTWLLPSLSAPDATMMDMAD from the exons ATGGAGAAGCGGGAAGACTTGCGATCAATACTGCCATATTTGGGAGTGGTAGTCGAAGGATCCTCAGTTCTGTGGCCATCGCCCGTGATCGAGCCGCTCAAAGCAATCAGCCGAGGTCCTGACCACAGCGGAATCCACTCCGGAGAGCTCCTATTCCTCGCCATTTCTGATCTCCGCcactccctctctctctcctcccaaCGCCTCTCCGCTTCTGCTCCTCATGGCTACGCCCTCTTCTTCGACAAG TTGTTGTCTAGGCCCGAATCCTCCAAATGGTTTGCAGAGGTCCTACCGGCGCTGGCCAATTTGCTCTTGCGCTTCCCCTCTCTCTTGGAATTCCACTATCGGAATGCGGACACTCTTATTGATGGAGTTCAAACAGGGCTTCGCATATTGGACTCCCAACAGTCAGGCATTGTGTTTCTCAGCCAG GAATTGATTGGTGCTCTTCTCACATGCTCCTTCTTCTGTCTGTTTCCAATCACCAACAGAGATGCAAAACATCTTCCAATGATCAACTTCGACCATTTGTTTTC GTGTCTTTATGACATTTACGATgaaaagatggaaaataaaataaagtgcATTGTACACTATTTTGAGAGGATTTGTTCACAGATGCCTACTGGCCTTGTCTCATTTGAGCGGAAAGTTCTTCCTTTGGAAGATAGTCCTTTTTGTGTTACTTATCCTAAGGCTGATCTTTGGAGCAAATCTGCAGTTCCTCTCTGCCATTTTGAG GTTCACAGGTCAGGCCTGATAGAAGATCAATCTAAGGAAGCTCTTGAAGTGGATTTTGCAAACAGGTATATTGGAGGTGGTGCTCTCAGAAGGGGTTGTGTTCAG GAAGAGATCCGTTTCATGATCAATCCCGAATTAATTGCTGGTATGCTTTTTTTGCCTTCCATGGCAGACAATGAGGCTATAGAAGTGGTTGGTCCAGAAAGATTCTCAAATTATACAGG GTATGCCTCATCCTTCCATTTTGCTGGTGATTATGTGGATAAAAGGGATGTTGATTTTATGGGAAGGcgtaaaacaaaaatgattgCAATAGATGCATTATGTGACATGAGAATGAGACAGTACAGACTTGAATGCCTTCTCCG GGAAATAAATAAGGCATTCTGTGGCTTTTTTGATCAATCCAAATGTCAGCAGTACCAGAGATTGTTTAAAGGTGATGGACTTTGTGGGGCTCATCTTGATCAAGGGGTTCAAGGTCCTGACAGCATCTCCTGGAACAATCTTTTG TTACAGGAAGCTCCCTATGCTTCTGTTGGAACAAATGAAGGAATATATGGGGACCAGCAGAtcagaaatgctgaagaaaagGGTGGCCACTCTCTGGGCCATCGATATGATATTGGAGTTGTGACAGGGAATTGGGGTTGTGGTGCTTTTGGGGGAGATCCTGAACTTAAAACTATAATTCAGTGGCTTGCTGCCTCACAG gcATTAAGACCTTTCATTTCATACCACACATTTGGTGTGGAGGCATTAAAGACTCTGGACAAG GTGATTCAATGGATTCTATCTCATAAGTGGACGGTTGGAGACCTCTGGGATATGTTGGTGGAGTACTCAACCCAGAGGCTAAGGGGAGAGACTAGTCTTGGCTTCTTTACTTGGCTCCTTCCATCCCTATCTGCCCCTGATGCCACAATGATGGACATGGCTGATTAA
- the LOC100249056 gene encoding poly(ADP-ribose) glycohydrolase 1 isoform X2, with product MEKREDLRSILPYLGVVVEGSSVLWPSPVIEPLKAISRGPDHSGIHSGELLFLAISDLRHSLSLSSQRLSASAPHGYALFFDKLLSRPESSKWFAEVLPALANLLLRFPSLLEFHYRNADTLIDGVQTGLRILDSQQSGIVFLSQELIGALLTCSFFCLFPITNRDAKHLPMINFDHLFSCLYDIYDEKMENKIKCIVHYFERICSQMPTGLVSFERKVLPLEDSPFCVTYPKADLWSKSAVPLCHFEVHRSGLIEDQSKEALEVDFANRYIGGGALRRGCVQEEIRFMINPELIAGMLFLPSMADNEAIEVVGPERFSNYTGEINKAFCGFFDQSKCQQYQRLFKGDGLCGAHLDQGVQGPDSISWNNLLLQEAPYASVGTNEGIYGDQQIRNAEEKGGHSLGHRYDIGVVTGNWGCGAFGGDPELKTIIQWLAASQALRPFISYHTFGVEALKTLDKVIQWILSHKWTVGDLWDMLVEYSTQRLRGETSLGFFTWLLPSLSAPDATMMDMAD from the exons ATGGAGAAGCGGGAAGACTTGCGATCAATACTGCCATATTTGGGAGTGGTAGTCGAAGGATCCTCAGTTCTGTGGCCATCGCCCGTGATCGAGCCGCTCAAAGCAATCAGCCGAGGTCCTGACCACAGCGGAATCCACTCCGGAGAGCTCCTATTCCTCGCCATTTCTGATCTCCGCcactccctctctctctcctcccaaCGCCTCTCCGCTTCTGCTCCTCATGGCTACGCCCTCTTCTTCGACAAG TTGTTGTCTAGGCCCGAATCCTCCAAATGGTTTGCAGAGGTCCTACCGGCGCTGGCCAATTTGCTCTTGCGCTTCCCCTCTCTCTTGGAATTCCACTATCGGAATGCGGACACTCTTATTGATGGAGTTCAAACAGGGCTTCGCATATTGGACTCCCAACAGTCAGGCATTGTGTTTCTCAGCCAG GAATTGATTGGTGCTCTTCTCACATGCTCCTTCTTCTGTCTGTTTCCAATCACCAACAGAGATGCAAAACATCTTCCAATGATCAACTTCGACCATTTGTTTTC GTGTCTTTATGACATTTACGATgaaaagatggaaaataaaataaagtgcATTGTACACTATTTTGAGAGGATTTGTTCACAGATGCCTACTGGCCTTGTCTCATTTGAGCGGAAAGTTCTTCCTTTGGAAGATAGTCCTTTTTGTGTTACTTATCCTAAGGCTGATCTTTGGAGCAAATCTGCAGTTCCTCTCTGCCATTTTGAG GTTCACAGGTCAGGCCTGATAGAAGATCAATCTAAGGAAGCTCTTGAAGTGGATTTTGCAAACAGGTATATTGGAGGTGGTGCTCTCAGAAGGGGTTGTGTTCAG GAAGAGATCCGTTTCATGATCAATCCCGAATTAATTGCTGGTATGCTTTTTTTGCCTTCCATGGCAGACAATGAGGCTATAGAAGTGGTTGGTCCAGAAAGATTCTCAAATTATACAGG GGAAATAAATAAGGCATTCTGTGGCTTTTTTGATCAATCCAAATGTCAGCAGTACCAGAGATTGTTTAAAGGTGATGGACTTTGTGGGGCTCATCTTGATCAAGGGGTTCAAGGTCCTGACAGCATCTCCTGGAACAATCTTTTG TTACAGGAAGCTCCCTATGCTTCTGTTGGAACAAATGAAGGAATATATGGGGACCAGCAGAtcagaaatgctgaagaaaagGGTGGCCACTCTCTGGGCCATCGATATGATATTGGAGTTGTGACAGGGAATTGGGGTTGTGGTGCTTTTGGGGGAGATCCTGAACTTAAAACTATAATTCAGTGGCTTGCTGCCTCACAG gcATTAAGACCTTTCATTTCATACCACACATTTGGTGTGGAGGCATTAAAGACTCTGGACAAG GTGATTCAATGGATTCTATCTCATAAGTGGACGGTTGGAGACCTCTGGGATATGTTGGTGGAGTACTCAACCCAGAGGCTAAGGGGAGAGACTAGTCTTGGCTTCTTTACTTGGCTCCTTCCATCCCTATCTGCCCCTGATGCCACAATGATGGACATGGCTGATTAA